A window from Felis catus isolate Fca126 chromosome B1, F.catus_Fca126_mat1.0, whole genome shotgun sequence encodes these proteins:
- the GINS4 gene encoding DNA replication complex GINS protein SLD5 isoform X2 codes for MTEELDPTAQDSDGGSEEVVLTPAELIENLEQEENLRRAKKGDLKVSIHRMEMERIRYVLSSYLRCRLMKIEKFFPHILEKEKTAHEGELSSLSPEELVFAKQYMANTETYLKNVALKHMPPNLQMVDLLRSVPKPDLDSYVFLRVKERQENILVEPETDEQRDYVIDLEEGSQHLIRYKTIAPLVASGAVQLI; via the exons ATGACAGAGGAACTGGACCCCACAGCACAGGACTCTGATGGGGGTAGTGAAGAGGTGGTCCTGACTCCTGCAGAGCTCATTGAAAACCTGGAGCAG gAAGAAAATCTCAGGAGAGCCAAGAAAGGGGACCTGAAGGTCAGTATCCATCGAATGGAGATGGAGAGGATCCGCTATGTCCTTAGCAGCTACTTGCGATGTCGGCTCATGAAG ATAGAGAAGTTTTTCCCTCATATCCTCgaaaaggagaaaacagcacACGAAGGGGAGCTATCTAGCCTTTCTCCAGAGGAGCTGGTCTTTGCCAAACA GTACATGGCTAACACAGAGACGTACCTCAAGAATGTTGCCTTAAAGCATATGCCTCCTAACTTACAGATGGTGGACCTCTTGAGGTCAG TTCCCAAACCAGATCTAGATTCATATGTGTTTCTGAGAGTAAAAGAACGACAGGAAAACATACTGGTAGAACCAGAAACAGACGAGCAGAG ggACTATGTGATTGACTTGGAGGAAGGCTCACAGCACTTGATCCGTTATAAAACCATTGCACCTCTGGTGGCTTCTGGAGCTGTTCAGTTGatttaa
- the GINS4 gene encoding DNA replication complex GINS protein SLD5 isoform X1, whose product MTEELDPTAQDSDGGSEEVVLTPAELIENLEQAWMNEKFAPELLESKSEIVECVLEQLDHMEENLRRAKKGDLKVSIHRMEMERIRYVLSSYLRCRLMKIEKFFPHILEKEKTAHEGELSSLSPEELVFAKQYMANTETYLKNVALKHMPPNLQMVDLLRSVPKPDLDSYVFLRVKERQENILVEPETDEQRDYVIDLEEGSQHLIRYKTIAPLVASGAVQLI is encoded by the exons ATGACAGAGGAACTGGACCCCACAGCACAGGACTCTGATGGGGGTAGTGAAGAGGTGGTCCTGACTCCTGCAGAGCTCATTGAAAACCTGGAGCAG GCCTGGATGAATGAAAAGTTTGCCCCTGAGCTGCTGGAAAGCAAGTCTGAAATTGTAGAATGTGTCTTGGAACAGCTAGACCACATG gAAGAAAATCTCAGGAGAGCCAAGAAAGGGGACCTGAAGGTCAGTATCCATCGAATGGAGATGGAGAGGATCCGCTATGTCCTTAGCAGCTACTTGCGATGTCGGCTCATGAAG ATAGAGAAGTTTTTCCCTCATATCCTCgaaaaggagaaaacagcacACGAAGGGGAGCTATCTAGCCTTTCTCCAGAGGAGCTGGTCTTTGCCAAACA GTACATGGCTAACACAGAGACGTACCTCAAGAATGTTGCCTTAAAGCATATGCCTCCTAACTTACAGATGGTGGACCTCTTGAGGTCAG TTCCCAAACCAGATCTAGATTCATATGTGTTTCTGAGAGTAAAAGAACGACAGGAAAACATACTGGTAGAACCAGAAACAGACGAGCAGAG ggACTATGTGATTGACTTGGAGGAAGGCTCACAGCACTTGATCCGTTATAAAACCATTGCACCTCTGGTGGCTTCTGGAGCTGTTCAGTTGatttaa